The following coding sequences lie in one Bacteroidota bacterium genomic window:
- a CDS encoding B12-binding domain-containing radical SAM protein translates to MKVLFTHSYFLKFDSKQFNAGTPYPPLGTIYAASYLREKGYDVYLHDIQFETDPTEINKSLEKIKPDVFVIYDDGFNYLTKMCLTNMRNAAYKMQQFAKAYHCKVIVSSSDSTDHVEEYLKNGADYIIKGEAEQTLLELIDYLSGKETIELNKINGITYFENNQVVNTANRTVLKDLDQLPLPAWDLIDIEPYKKMWQNKNGYFSINMVTTRGCPYKCNWCAKPIYGNRYNTHSPESIVAQIELLQQKFKFDHIWFADDIFGLKPGWLKSFANEIRDKKIKIKYKIQSRADLLLEENTIELLAQSGCEVVWMGAESGSQKILDAMDKGIRVEQIFEATRLLKKHSIKPAFFLQFGYPTETIEDIKLTINMVNNLLPNDIGISVSYPLPGTKFYESVKQELKTKTNWTDSDELALMFHNTYKPEFYKQLHRLIHKSYRKHQSLDMLSKLFKGNYKETNLKRIIAYPYYYIGAVKEKRKLKLIESDAAAGL, encoded by the coding sequence ATGAAAGTTTTATTCACACACTCTTATTTTTTAAAATTCGATTCGAAGCAATTCAATGCAGGGACTCCCTATCCACCTCTAGGAACAATATATGCTGCTTCCTATTTACGTGAAAAGGGATATGATGTGTATTTACATGATATCCAATTTGAAACAGATCCGACTGAGATAAATAAATCTTTAGAAAAAATTAAACCGGATGTTTTTGTCATTTATGACGATGGGTTTAACTACTTAACAAAAATGTGCTTAACAAATATGCGCAACGCTGCATATAAAATGCAACAATTCGCTAAAGCATATCATTGCAAAGTAATTGTTTCCAGCAGTGATTCTACAGACCATGTTGAAGAATATTTAAAAAACGGAGCAGATTATATAATCAAAGGCGAAGCAGAGCAAACGCTCTTGGAGCTAATAGACTATCTTTCAGGGAAAGAGACAATTGAATTAAATAAAATTAATGGAATTACCTACTTCGAAAACAACCAAGTTGTAAATACAGCAAATAGAACGGTGTTAAAAGACTTAGATCAACTACCACTGCCAGCGTGGGACCTTATCGATATTGAGCCGTACAAAAAAATGTGGCAAAACAAGAATGGTTATTTTTCGATAAACATGGTAACCACAAGAGGATGTCCGTATAAGTGTAATTGGTGTGCAAAACCGATTTATGGTAATAGATACAACACGCATTCTCCGGAAAGCATTGTCGCTCAAATAGAACTGTTGCAACAAAAATTTAAGTTTGATCACATTTGGTTTGCAGATGATATTTTTGGATTAAAGCCAGGATGGTTAAAATCATTCGCAAATGAAATTAGAGACAAGAAGATAAAAATAAAATATAAAATTCAGTCGAGAGCAGATTTATTACTAGAAGAAAACACCATAGAATTACTTGCCCAATCCGGCTGTGAAGTAGTTTGGATGGGAGCCGAAAGTGGTTCCCAAAAAATTCTAGATGCCATGGACAAAGGCATTCGAGTAGAACAGATTTTTGAAGCAACTCGATTATTGAAAAAGCATTCTATCAAACCTGCATTCTTTTTGCAATTTGGATATCCAACAGAAACAATAGAAGACATTAAATTAACCATTAACATGGTAAATAATTTATTACCCAACGATATTGGTATTTCCGTTTCCTACCCTTTACCCGGGACCAAATTTTATGAATCGGTAAAGCAGGAATTAAAAACAAAAACAAACTGGACCGATAGCGATGAGTTGGCATTGATGTTTCACAACACCTATAAACCCGAATTCTACAAACAATTACATCGGCTAATACACAAGTCTTACCGAAAGCATCAATCTCTAGATATGCTTAGCAAACTATTTAAAGGCAATTATAAAGAAACAAATTTGAAACGGATCATCGCATATCCTTACTACTATATTGGCGCAGTAAAAGAGAAACGAAAATTAAAGTTGATAGAATCAGATGCTGCAGCAGGCCTTTAA
- a CDS encoding nucleotidyltransferase domain-containing protein — protein sequence MGNELHLPHTTTLGYFHSFDPIKKSILKTISYFDIFDFPLTLEEIKKYIDKPDNAGALKISVDQLVEEHLLQNIEGYYIPFFSSSQNILKRKEDEKRAKSIESKVKLYSRIISKFPFIECVCISGSYSKGVLSKDGDVDYFIITRPGRLWLSRTLLVLFKKVFLFNSRKYFCVNYFIDSDHLEIHDKNLFTVTEISTLIPVYNERLFHQFLIKNKWALDSMPNLEHDFKKSYPIESGSKLKALSEKILNGRIGEKLDNFCFKITLKRWKKKFSHFNETDFDLNMRTRKNVSKHHPQGFQKKVLLALEERMLKFDSHKI from the coding sequence ATGGGAAACGAATTACATTTACCGCATACAACTACTTTAGGGTATTTTCATTCGTTTGATCCAATCAAAAAGTCTATTCTAAAAACAATTTCCTATTTCGATATTTTTGACTTCCCACTTACTCTTGAAGAGATCAAAAAATACATTGATAAACCTGATAATGCAGGAGCATTAAAAATTTCAGTCGACCAATTAGTTGAAGAGCATTTATTACAAAATATCGAAGGCTATTATATTCCATTCTTTAGTTCCTCCCAAAACATTTTGAAGCGAAAAGAAGATGAAAAAAGAGCAAAGTCGATTGAATCGAAAGTGAAGTTGTATAGTAGAATTATTAGTAAATTTCCATTTATCGAATGTGTTTGCATTTCAGGATCTTATTCAAAAGGTGTTCTTTCAAAAGACGGTGATGTAGATTATTTTATCATTACTCGTCCCGGTCGATTGTGGTTAAGTAGAACATTACTTGTTTTATTTAAGAAAGTGTTTTTATTTAACTCCCGAAAGTATTTTTGCGTGAATTATTTTATTGATTCGGATCATTTAGAAATACATGATAAGAATCTTTTCACCGTTACTGAAATTTCAACATTGATTCCTGTCTATAACGAACGCCTGTTTCATCAGTTCTTAATCAAGAACAAATGGGCGTTAGATAGTATGCCTAATTTAGAACACGACTTTAAAAAAAGCTATCCTATTGAAAGCGGATCAAAATTAAAAGCTTTATCAGAAAAAATACTGAATGGAAGAATTGGAGAAAAACTAGATAATTTCTGTTTTAAAATTACTTTAAAAAGGTGGAAGAAGAAGTTTTCACACTTCAATGAAACAGATTTTGATTTAAATATGCGAACACGTAAAAATGTTTCAAAACATCATCCTCAGGGGTTTCAGAAAAAAGTTTTATTGGCCTTAGAAGAACGTATGTTGAAATTTGATTCACACAAAATCTAA
- a CDS encoding aryl-sulfate sulfotransferase: MRKRDAPGMGQKMILDGKGHTLYYRITQKASDFKMHPNGMMSYFGGNKFMIMNSNFEIVDSVGCVNGIETDNHDFLILPNGHYLLIGTKSRTEDLSSYRIFMQKKMPGSRHAKLKYGVVQELDKNKKLLYQWDSEPYFKIQDADELYLNDTTTLDVTHFNSVEKDINGNIYLSARYSNEIIKVDVSTGKLVWRMGGKKNQFLFENDSIPFLGQHDARIMKNGNLTVFDNGYGKEEAKHNARALEYAIDEKKMTVRLVWSFENEQKIISEATGNMQRLPNGNTLINYGKIANGTPNLTFEEIKITKEKVISLSFSDTVGSYRAFHYSQLPFTIHQPLVKAKIKNGRYYLKVTKPHSGYSWSNGLNSQEIEITQPGKYYVYVPYGDGGWISSKLIIVTKEQLSRLQNSAPSNQNRK, from the coding sequence ATGAGAAAGAGAGATGCTCCAGGAATGGGGCAAAAAATGATTCTTGACGGAAAAGGTCATACACTTTACTATCGAATTACCCAAAAAGCATCCGACTTTAAAATGCATCCGAATGGAATGATGTCCTATTTTGGTGGAAATAAATTCATGATAATGAATTCCAATTTCGAAATTGTAGACTCCGTGGGTTGTGTAAATGGGATAGAAACAGATAACCATGACTTTCTTATTCTTCCTAATGGACACTACTTGCTAATTGGAACTAAAAGCAGAACAGAAGATCTAAGTAGCTACCGAATATTTATGCAAAAGAAAATGCCTGGAAGCAGGCATGCAAAATTAAAATATGGCGTTGTTCAAGAATTAGATAAAAATAAAAAACTCTTGTATCAATGGGATTCTGAGCCGTATTTCAAAATACAAGATGCAGATGAGCTTTATTTAAACGACACCACCACGCTAGATGTAACACATTTCAATTCAGTTGAAAAAGATATAAATGGAAATATTTATCTGTCGGCAAGGTATTCAAATGAAATAATCAAAGTAGATGTTTCAACAGGTAAATTAGTCTGGAGAATGGGTGGAAAAAAAAATCAATTTCTTTTTGAAAATGATTCTATTCCTTTTCTTGGTCAACATGATGCAAGAATAATGAAAAATGGTAACCTGACAGTATTTGACAATGGATATGGAAAAGAAGAAGCAAAACATAACGCCCGTGCATTGGAATATGCAATAGATGAAAAAAAGATGACGGTTCGCCTTGTTTGGTCATTCGAAAATGAGCAAAAAATAATAAGCGAAGCAACCGGCAATATGCAACGTCTACCAAATGGGAACACACTCATAAACTATGGAAAAATTGCAAATGGAACACCCAATTTAACATTTGAAGAAATTAAGATTACCAAAGAGAAAGTGATTTCACTTTCGTTTTCTGATACAGTGGGCTCATACAGAGCGTTTCATTATTCACAACTTCCTTTTACTATTCACCAACCACTAGTTAAAGCCAAAATAAAAAACGGCCGATATTATTTAAAAGTAACTAAGCCGCACTCCGGATATAGTTGGTCCAACGGATTGAATAGTCAAGAAATAGAGATAACCCAACCTGGCAAGTATTATGTTTACGTGCCTTATGGAGATGGTGGGTGGATAAGTTCAAAATTAATTATTGTAACAAAAGAACAATTAAGTCGGTTACAAAATTCTGCTCCGTCTAATCAAAATCGGAAATAA
- a CDS encoding MBOAT family protein — MDFNSSIFLVWFLPVFIALYLLAKDKFRNGYLLLVSILVYAWAEPKFIIVLLITTCFDFYLVKLMHQQKRKIAKKAFLLLSILINVGLLVYFKYSNFFIGTINELFGSTLPLLDLLLPLGISFYTFETITYVVDVYRGVCSPQNKLNNYLLYIFFFPKMVAGPIVRYVEMETQLFNNVSEEKLDNLLNGFYRFCLGLAKKVLIANQLALYGVDKIFYADPNTLNGFTAWVGIIGYTMQIYFDFSAYSDMAIGLSKMVGFRIPENFNSPYLSASFNEFWKRWHITLGEWLKNYLYIPLGGNRGNSWKIYFNLWLVFIISGLWHKGSWSLIIWGAFHGTIIVLERLFSKMKTWTAPTGLRISFTFFLVAIGFVLFRSDNLSKAIDFYNAMLFTNSNVDMELRNELWFPLGLAIVFSFSNHFSFGKKLQEFYYGNSTNISRHIFLTIFSLVLFVLALSYTTSVGFTPFIYFRF, encoded by the coding sequence ATGGACTTTAACAGTAGCATTTTCTTAGTTTGGTTTTTGCCGGTTTTTATAGCGCTTTATCTTTTGGCAAAAGATAAATTCAGGAATGGGTATTTATTATTGGTTAGTATTTTGGTATATGCATGGGCAGAGCCTAAATTCATTATTGTGTTATTGATTACAACATGCTTTGATTTTTATTTAGTAAAATTAATGCATCAACAAAAAAGGAAGATTGCTAAAAAAGCATTTCTTCTGTTATCAATCCTTATAAATGTTGGGCTTCTAGTTTATTTTAAATATTCAAACTTTTTTATAGGTACAATCAATGAGTTGTTTGGATCGACACTACCGCTGTTGGATTTACTATTACCGCTTGGAATATCATTTTATACTTTTGAAACAATCACTTATGTGGTTGATGTGTATCGTGGAGTTTGTTCACCTCAAAACAAGTTGAACAACTATTTATTGTATATATTTTTCTTTCCGAAAATGGTGGCTGGCCCTATTGTTCGTTATGTGGAGATGGAGACACAGCTCTTTAACAACGTTTCGGAGGAAAAACTTGATAATTTGTTAAATGGGTTTTATAGATTTTGTTTAGGACTAGCCAAAAAAGTATTGATAGCAAATCAATTAGCACTATATGGTGTTGACAAAATATTTTACGCTGATCCAAATACACTTAATGGTTTCACGGCATGGGTTGGAATCATTGGTTATACCATGCAAATTTATTTTGATTTTTCTGCATACTCAGACATGGCTATTGGGTTGTCGAAAATGGTTGGGTTCCGCATTCCTGAGAATTTTAACTCCCCTTATTTGTCAGCGAGTTTCAATGAGTTTTGGAAAAGATGGCACATTACTCTTGGTGAGTGGCTGAAAAATTATTTATATATCCCACTCGGTGGCAATCGTGGAAATTCTTGGAAAATTTATTTTAATCTATGGTTGGTATTTATTATCTCTGGACTTTGGCACAAAGGATCTTGGTCATTAATTATTTGGGGCGCTTTTCACGGGACGATAATCGTTTTGGAGCGCCTGTTTTCAAAAATGAAAACCTGGACGGCCCCAACTGGATTAAGAATTAGTTTCACTTTTTTTCTTGTAGCAATCGGATTTGTTTTGTTTAGAAGTGATAATTTATCTAAAGCAATAGATTTTTACAATGCAATGCTTTTTACTAATTCGAATGTAGATATGGAATTAAGAAACGAGCTTTGGTTTCCACTTGGGCTTGCCATTGTTTTTTCATTTAGTAACCATTTTAGTTTTGGAAAAAAATTGCAAGAATTTTATTATGGAAATTCCACTAATATTTCAAGGCATATCTTTTTAACAATATTCAGCCTTGTCCTTTTTGTATTAGCCCTCAGTTATACTACAAGTGTTGGTTTTACCCCATTCATTTATTTCCGATTTTGA
- a CDS encoding methyltransferase encodes MSKLLKYLVTLFVKPVLSIYLKKERIFHYKNLELLILKGIFHPNFFFSSKYLASFVEKLNVTGKTFCEPCAGSGLISFIALQNGAIVTCFDINTNAIRGIQLNLQRNSKHLKSQKITAVESDLFSNVPAQQFDFIVLNPPYFFSDYSSVEQAAWNAGKNGAFFITFFTQLKDYTNKNSEIYMVLADNCDIKRIANIARDKQWKLLLIEQKQILWETNYIYRIQLL; translated from the coding sequence ATGTCAAAACTTTTAAAATATCTTGTTACACTGTTTGTAAAACCTGTTCTTTCCATCTACTTGAAAAAGGAAAGGATATTTCATTATAAAAACCTAGAGTTACTCATTCTAAAAGGAATATTTCACCCCAACTTCTTTTTCAGTAGTAAATACCTAGCCTCCTTTGTGGAAAAATTAAATGTAACTGGAAAAACGTTTTGTGAACCTTGTGCTGGAAGCGGGCTCATCAGCTTTATTGCACTACAGAATGGCGCCATTGTAACCTGTTTTGATATAAACACGAATGCCATTAGAGGTATCCAGCTCAATCTTCAAAGGAATAGCAAACATCTAAAATCTCAAAAAATAACAGCAGTTGAGTCTGATTTATTTTCAAATGTCCCAGCACAACAATTTGATTTCATCGTGTTAAATCCGCCCTATTTTTTTAGTGATTATTCATCCGTTGAACAAGCTGCTTGGAATGCAGGAAAGAACGGAGCGTTTTTTATCACCTTTTTTACACAATTAAAAGATTATACCAATAAAAATTCCGAAATTTATATGGTTTTAGCCGACAATTGCGATATTAAAAGAATTGCAAATATTGCGAGGGATAAACAATGGAAACTTTTGCTGATAGAGCAAAAACAAATTTTATGGGAAACGAATTACATTTACCGCATACAACTACTTTAG
- a CDS encoding methyltransferase domain-containing protein: MLQQAFKNYAKEYDRHFTNSLIGKAQRNIVHKHLQSILKNVTSILEVNCGTGEDAIIFNNQGKKIIATDISPQMIQVAMSKNDKIDFRVCDATAIDTLEGSFDMVFSNFGGLNCIDKNQLTSFSEAANKKLNQNGLLALVFISSECVWEKYYFKLKGKEIRRNQKTAIATIDNNSFKTYYYSPNELEDIFNPFFKMVHLKPIGLFVPPSYMESKMVKNKWIFKILSALDYLFLNSTKLANKADHFYIVFKKK; this comes from the coding sequence ATGCTGCAGCAGGCCTTTAAAAACTATGCAAAAGAATATGATCGTCACTTTACCAATTCTCTAATTGGGAAAGCACAACGAAACATTGTTCATAAGCATTTGCAATCAATTCTAAAAAACGTAACCTCGATCTTAGAAGTAAATTGTGGAACAGGGGAAGATGCTATCATTTTCAATAATCAAGGAAAGAAAATTATTGCAACAGACATCTCACCGCAAATGATTCAGGTGGCAATGAGTAAAAACGATAAAATTGACTTCAGAGTATGTGATGCAACCGCAATTGATACGTTAGAAGGAAGCTTTGATATGGTTTTTTCAAACTTTGGTGGACTAAACTGTATTGATAAAAACCAATTAACCTCATTTTCAGAGGCTGCAAATAAAAAACTTAATCAAAACGGGCTTCTAGCACTTGTTTTTATTAGCAGCGAATGTGTATGGGAAAAATATTATTTCAAATTAAAAGGTAAAGAAATACGAAGAAACCAAAAAACTGCAATTGCTACAATTGATAATAACAGTTTTAAAACCTATTACTATTCGCCAAATGAGCTAGAGGATATTTTTAATCCATTTTTTAAAATGGTTCATCTAAAACCTATCGGATTATTTGTTCCGCCATCCTATATGGAATCAAAAATGGTGAAAAACAAATGGATATTTAAAATTTTATCTGCTTTAGATTATTTATTTTTAAACAGTACAAAATTAGCAAACAAAGCAGATCACTTTTACATCGTTTTCAAGAAAAAATAA
- a CDS encoding B12-binding domain-containing radical SAM protein, which translates to MSILQIAASIDKNYKWVFVDGNIDKEPWPKIERYLQSGEIDYFGCTVMPGPQLKQAIPISKKIREQFPNVKIIWGGYFPSNHPDVVLKSGYVDFIVNGMGDKCFPLLLDAIDKQEPYHTINNLIFLKDGKIHFTAKDPIHEPDSLPVLPYEKLDSFYPLSVYLGKTYLGNKTIAYHSSFGCPFTCSFCAVVPIYNARWKGVSANRIVNDITFLKNKYNGTAIEFHDNNFFVSEKRVIEFASSIKGEKMIWWGEGRIDTINKYQDETLQLMSDAGCKMIFFGAETGNNDLLKMMDKGGTQTREQILSFAARLRKFNIIPEYSFVLGFPGETEQTVYKNILAEIDFIREVKKANPLTEIIIYVYSPVPTEGSELYKEITEKGFRFPEKLEDWVSLEWENFDLRKNPLTPWIKPYMIDKIKSFETVLNGYFPTATDIRLSRFQKRLIKLIAAIRYHTKIYAYPYEIKLLHKIWKYRQPEKEGF; encoded by the coding sequence ATGAGCATTCTGCAAATTGCAGCATCTATTGATAAGAACTATAAATGGGTATTTGTAGATGGTAATATAGACAAAGAACCTTGGCCAAAAATTGAGCGCTATTTGCAATCGGGAGAAATCGATTATTTTGGCTGCACAGTAATGCCTGGTCCGCAATTAAAACAAGCAATCCCAATTTCAAAAAAAATCAGAGAACAATTCCCAAATGTTAAAATTATTTGGGGAGGCTATTTCCCATCCAATCATCCCGATGTTGTTTTAAAAAGTGGTTATGTTGATTTTATTGTAAATGGTATGGGGGATAAGTGTTTTCCACTATTATTAGACGCCATTGATAAGCAAGAACCATATCATACCATTAACAATTTGATATTTTTAAAAGATGGGAAAATTCATTTTACTGCAAAAGATCCGATACATGAACCGGATTCATTACCGGTGTTGCCTTACGAAAAATTAGATTCATTTTATCCTTTATCAGTTTATCTGGGTAAAACCTATTTGGGGAACAAAACCATCGCGTATCACAGCAGCTTTGGTTGCCCGTTCACTTGCTCCTTTTGTGCAGTTGTGCCAATTTATAATGCAAGATGGAAGGGTGTCTCTGCTAATCGAATTGTAAATGATATTACCTTTCTTAAAAACAAGTATAATGGAACAGCTATTGAATTCCATGATAACAATTTTTTTGTTTCTGAAAAAAGGGTCATCGAATTTGCGTCATCAATAAAAGGTGAAAAGATGATCTGGTGGGGCGAGGGGCGAATTGATACAATCAACAAATATCAAGACGAAACGCTTCAGTTAATGAGCGATGCTGGATGCAAGATGATATTTTTTGGTGCAGAAACAGGAAACAACGATTTATTAAAAATGATGGATAAAGGAGGGACTCAAACTCGGGAGCAAATTCTTTCATTTGCTGCACGGTTGAGAAAATTCAACATTATTCCCGAATATTCATTTGTGTTAGGTTTTCCAGGAGAAACAGAACAAACGGTTTATAAGAATATTTTAGCGGAAATCGATTTTATCCGTGAAGTAAAGAAAGCAAATCCATTGACGGAAATTATAATTTATGTGTATTCACCTGTACCAACAGAAGGTAGTGAATTATATAAAGAAATTACAGAAAAAGGGTTTCGTTTCCCTGAAAAATTAGAAGATTGGGTTAGTTTGGAATGGGAAAACTTTGATTTGCGTAAAAACCCACTTACACCTTGGATAAAACCCTATATGATTGATAAAATAAAAAGCTTTGAAACGGTTCTAAATGGATATTTTCCTACTGCTACAGATATAAGATTGTCTCGCTTTCAAAAACGTTTGATTAAACTGATTGCAGCGATAAGATATCATACAAAAATATATGCATACCCCTACGAAATAAAATTATTGCACAAAATCTGGAAGTATCGGCAACCAGAAAAAGAAGGTTTTTAA